Proteins found in one Mangifera indica cultivar Alphonso chromosome 15, CATAS_Mindica_2.1, whole genome shotgun sequence genomic segment:
- the LOC123197383 gene encoding putative methyltransferase DDB_G0268948: MAKLFIKQAKQYAETRPSYPPELFQFIASNTPHHHLAWDVGTGSGQAARSLAGIYKNVIATDTSPKQLEYASKLPNIRYQCTSPIMSFSELEQNVANESSVDLVTIAQAMHWFDLPKFYQQVKWVLKKPHGVIAAWCYTAPEVNDSVDAVFQPFYTVDCDPYFEPPRKLVDDKYVNIDFPFEAVDGKENTGPFEFLIEKLMDLDTYFTYLRSWSAYQIAKDKGVELLTDSVVDNFKRAWNEDGHSQKIVRYPIYLRIGKVGNNN, translated from the exons ATggcaaaattattcattaagcAAGCAAAGCAATATGCCGAAACTCGGCCGTCTTACCCACCAGAATTGTTCCAATTCATTGCCTCAAATACGCCCCATCACCACCTTGCTTGGGATGTCGGTACCGGTAGCGGCCAGGCCGCTCGATCT CTTGCTGGAATCTATAAGAACGTGATAGCTACAGACACAAGCCCAAAACAACTGGAATATGCATCAAAGCTGCCCAACATTCGATATCAATGCACTTCTCCAATCATGTCCTTCTCCGAGCTTGAACAAAATGTGGCAAATGAATCAAGCGTTGATTTAGTGACCATTGCTCAAGCTATGCACTGGTTTGACCTCCCAAAATTTTACCAACAAGTGAAATGGGTTCTTAAGAAACCTCATGGAGTAATTGCTGCCTGGTGCTACACTGCACCAGAAGTTAATGACTCTGTTGATGCAGTTTTCCAACCATTTTACACCGTTGATTGCGACCCTTACTTTGAACCACCACGAAAGTTGGTTGAtgacaaatatgtaaacattgATTTCCCATTTGAGGCAGTGGATGGGAAAGAAAATACGGGTCCATTTGAGTTTTTGATAGAGAAGTTGATGGATTTAGATACTTATTTTACTTACTTAAGGTCGTGGTCAGCATATCAGATTGCTAAGGACAAGGGCGTGGAGCTTCTCACAGACAGTGTCGTTGACAATTTTAAGCGTGCTTGGAATGAAGATGGACATAGCCAAAAGATTGTTCGATATCCAATTTATCTTAGGATTGGGAAAGTGGGAAATAATAATTGA